The following coding sequences lie in one Pseudoalteromonas sp. Scap06 genomic window:
- the era gene encoding GTPase Era — translation MNLDTLIQPHEGEIDTFCGMVAIVGRPNVGKSTLLNEIIEQKVSITSRKPQTTRHRIMGIHTEGKHQAVYVDTPGLHVEEKRAINRLMNRAASSSIGDVELIIFVVEGTHWNADDEMVLNKVSQSGKPVLLVINKIDQVKDRDLVLPHMKFLGDKFDFIGIMPVSATQGKNINLIKEEVTKRLPPCEFYFPDDYVTDRSMRFMAAEVIREKLMRFMGEELPYSVTVEIEQFKWQENGVWHINGLILVERETQKRMVIGNKGEKLKVIGREARKDLEEMLENKVFLELWVKVKSGWADDERALRSLGYGED, via the coding sequence ATGAATCTTGATACCTTAATACAGCCTCATGAAGGCGAAATAGACACATTTTGTGGCATGGTTGCGATTGTTGGCCGTCCTAATGTGGGTAAATCAACCTTGCTTAATGAGATTATTGAGCAAAAAGTCAGTATTACCTCACGTAAGCCACAAACCACGCGCCATCGTATTATGGGTATTCATACCGAGGGTAAACACCAAGCGGTGTACGTAGATACCCCAGGTCTGCATGTTGAAGAAAAGCGCGCCATTAACCGTTTAATGAACCGCGCAGCGTCGAGCTCAATTGGCGATGTTGAACTGATTATTTTTGTTGTTGAAGGCACCCATTGGAATGCCGATGACGAGATGGTACTAAACAAAGTGAGCCAAAGTGGCAAGCCGGTATTGTTAGTTATTAACAAAATTGACCAAGTGAAAGATCGTGACCTTGTACTGCCACACATGAAATTCTTAGGCGATAAGTTTGACTTTATAGGCATTATGCCTGTCTCTGCGACTCAGGGTAAAAACATTAACCTGATCAAAGAAGAAGTGACTAAACGTTTACCGCCGTGCGAATTTTATTTTCCGGATGACTACGTTACCGACCGCTCAATGCGCTTTATGGCTGCTGAAGTGATCCGTGAAAAGCTTATGCGCTTTATGGGTGAGGAACTACCTTACTCAGTGACTGTGGAAATAGAACAGTTTAAATGGCAAGAAAACGGCGTTTGGCACATCAATGGCCTTATTTTGGTTGAGCGTGAAACGCAAAAGCGCATGGTTATCGGTAACAAAGGCGAAAAGCTAAAAGTGATCGGCCGTGAAGCGCGTAAAGACCTAGAAGAAATGCTTGAAAATAAAGTATTTTTAGAACTATGGGTTAAAGTAAAATCGGGCTGGGCTGACGATGAACGTGCCTTAAGAAGCTTAGGCTACGGTGAAGATTAA
- the rnc gene encoding ribonuclease III encodes MKKNVTELYKRIGYTFADQGLLEQAMTHRSHKGQHNERLEFLGDSILSFVIANALYAKFPKAREGDLSRMRSTLVRGQTLAEFGLEFELGDYLRLGPGELKSGGFRRESTLADAVEAIIGAVFLDSDIDRCGELILAWYESRLDAISPGLNQKDPKTLLQEYLQARKLSLPGYTVVDTKGQAHNQTFTVECIVDGMDSIISVGSSRRKAEQKAAEKALKILKNES; translated from the coding sequence ATGAAAAAAAATGTAACAGAGTTATACAAAAGAATTGGCTACACATTTGCTGATCAAGGCCTACTTGAGCAAGCAATGACGCACCGCAGCCACAAAGGTCAACACAACGAGCGACTCGAATTTTTGGGCGACTCGATTTTGAGCTTTGTAATTGCCAATGCCTTGTACGCTAAATTTCCTAAAGCACGTGAAGGCGATTTAAGCCGCATGCGTTCGACTTTAGTTCGCGGCCAGACGTTAGCTGAATTTGGCCTTGAGTTTGAGCTAGGTGATTACCTGCGTTTAGGCCCTGGCGAGCTAAAAAGTGGCGGCTTTAGACGCGAGTCGACCCTAGCAGATGCAGTGGAAGCTATAATTGGCGCTGTATTTTTAGATTCAGACATTGATCGTTGCGGCGAGCTTATTTTAGCGTGGTATGAATCACGTTTAGATGCTATTTCACCAGGGCTTAACCAAAAAGATCCTAAGACCCTGCTGCAAGAGTATTTGCAAGCTCGTAAGCTATCATTACCTGGCTATACTGTAGTAGACACTAAAGGTCAGGCACACAATCAAACATTCACGGTTGAATGTATCGTTGATGGAATGGATAGCATTATTTCTGTTGGCAGCTCAAGGCGTAAAGCCGAACAAAAAGCGGCCGAAAAAGCATTGAAGATACTTAAAAATGAATCTTGA
- the lepB gene encoding signal peptidase I gives MAGYFSVLLVLLTLGSGLIWLIDHLMFAPKRQERLALAQTSAGGQLDEETAALIAPEPVITETAKSIFPMIAAITIFRSFIFEPFQIPSGSMMPTLLVGDFILVQKYSYGIKDPVWRSQLVDVSEPERGDIVVFKYPLDERVDYIKRAIGLPGDKIVYRDKRLYIQPKCGEGEVQKGALLCNEFNKIDFKLINDDEFMQGPMALARLNEDLTTSSHDILINPKSPERKGRYYQQLGTPADEWVVPADHYFMMGDNRDNSQDSRFWGFVPKENLVGKAVFIWMSFEFDNGPDDILPGWVPTGVRFERLGNIQ, from the coding sequence ATGGCTGGCTACTTTTCAGTTTTATTGGTGTTATTAACCTTAGGCTCAGGCCTAATATGGTTAATAGATCACTTAATGTTTGCCCCTAAAAGGCAAGAACGTTTGGCACTTGCACAGACTTCTGCCGGTGGCCAACTTGATGAAGAAACCGCAGCATTGATTGCGCCTGAGCCAGTCATTACTGAAACAGCAAAGTCGATTTTTCCGATGATTGCTGCTATCACTATTTTTAGATCGTTTATTTTTGAGCCGTTTCAGATCCCATCGGGTTCGATGATGCCAACCTTATTAGTAGGCGATTTTATTTTAGTGCAAAAGTATTCTTATGGAATTAAAGACCCAGTATGGCGCAGCCAGTTAGTGGATGTGAGCGAACCAGAGCGTGGCGATATTGTTGTTTTTAAATACCCATTAGATGAAAGAGTTGATTATATTAAACGCGCTATAGGCTTACCAGGCGATAAAATTGTTTACCGCGATAAGCGTTTGTATATTCAACCAAAATGTGGAGAAGGCGAAGTTCAAAAAGGCGCGCTTCTTTGCAACGAATTCAATAAAATTGATTTTAAATTAATTAATGATGATGAATTTATGCAAGGCCCAATGGCTTTAGCGCGTTTAAATGAAGATTTAACGACCTCTAGCCATGATATTTTAATCAACCCAAAATCGCCTGAACGTAAAGGGCGTTACTACCAGCAATTGGGCACTCCTGCAGATGAATGGGTGGTGCCTGCTGATCATTACTTTATGATGGGTGACAATCGCGATAACAGCCAAGATAGTCGCTTTTGGGGCTTTGTACCAAAAGAAAACTTGGTGGGTAAAGCTGTCTTTATATGGATGAGTTTTGAATTTGATAATGGCCCAGATGACATTTTACCAGGATGGGTTCCAACTGGTGTTCGTTTTGAACGCCTAGGTAATATTCAGTAA
- the lepA gene encoding translation elongation factor 4 — protein MKHIRNFSIIAHIDHGKSTLSDRLIQVCGGLTDREMQKQVLDSMDIERERGITIKAQSVTLNYKANDGETYQLNFIDTPGHVDFTYEVSRSLAACEGALLVVDAGQGVEAQTLANCYTAIEMDLEVIPVLNKIDLPQADPLRVAEEIEDIIGIDALDAVQCSAKTGVGIAEVLEMIVKDVPPPVGEKDEPLQALIIDSWFDPYQGVVSLVRIKHGELRAGDKIKIMSNENVHTADHVGIFTPKQTNTGILRTGEVGFVIAGIKEIHGAPVGDTITHQKNAAPERLPGFQKIKPQVYAGMFPIASDDYESFRDALNKLSLNDASLFFEPENSTALGFGFRCGFLGMLHMEIIQERLEREYDIDLITTAPTVIYEVVTKEGTTQIDNPSDLPAVNDILEIREPVVEANILVPQEYLGSVITLCVDKRGMQTKMSYHGKQVAVTYELPMAEVVMDFFDKLKSTSRGFASLDYNFKHFQTSDMVRVDILINSERVDALAIIVHRDSAQSRGRQLADALKELIPRQMFDIAIQAAIGQHVIARTTVKQLRKNVIAKCYGGDVSRKKKLLQKQKDGKKRMKQLGNVEVPQEAFLAILKVGK, from the coding sequence ATGAAGCATATCCGTAATTTTTCGATCATCGCCCACATTGACCATGGTAAATCGACCCTTTCTGACCGTTTGATCCAAGTTTGTGGTGGTTTAACCGACCGTGAAATGCAGAAGCAGGTTCTGGATTCAATGGATATTGAACGTGAACGTGGCATTACCATCAAGGCGCAAAGTGTAACGTTAAACTACAAAGCAAACGATGGTGAAACCTACCAGCTCAACTTTATCGACACTCCTGGTCATGTTGACTTTACTTATGAAGTATCACGCTCACTAGCTGCGTGTGAAGGCGCATTATTGGTTGTTGATGCTGGCCAAGGTGTTGAAGCACAAACATTAGCTAACTGTTATACCGCCATCGAAATGGACTTAGAAGTTATACCGGTTCTAAATAAAATTGATTTACCGCAAGCTGACCCATTACGTGTAGCCGAAGAAATTGAAGACATCATTGGTATTGATGCCCTTGATGCCGTGCAATGTAGTGCTAAAACAGGTGTGGGTATTGCCGAAGTACTTGAAATGATCGTTAAAGATGTACCGCCACCCGTTGGTGAAAAAGACGAGCCATTACAAGCGCTAATTATCGATTCTTGGTTTGACCCGTACCAAGGCGTTGTATCGCTAGTGCGTATCAAACATGGCGAACTTCGCGCGGGCGACAAAATTAAAATCATGTCAAACGAGAACGTACATACCGCAGATCATGTGGGGATTTTTACGCCTAAACAAACTAACACCGGTATTTTACGTACCGGTGAAGTAGGGTTTGTTATTGCAGGTATTAAAGAAATACACGGTGCACCGGTGGGCGATACCATTACTCATCAAAAAAATGCGGCACCAGAGCGCTTACCAGGTTTTCAAAAAATTAAACCACAAGTTTATGCGGGTATGTTCCCAATTGCGTCGGATGATTACGAGTCATTCCGCGATGCACTTAACAAACTAAGCTTAAACGATGCGTCGTTATTCTTTGAACCAGAAAACTCAACCGCGTTAGGGTTTGGTTTCCGTTGTGGCTTCTTAGGTATGCTGCACATGGAAATTATTCAAGAGCGTTTAGAGCGTGAATACGACATTGATTTAATCACCACAGCACCAACGGTTATTTATGAGGTAGTGACTAAAGAGGGCACTACACAAATAGATAACCCGTCTGACCTACCAGCTGTAAACGATATTTTAGAAATACGTGAGCCAGTAGTAGAAGCTAATATTTTAGTACCGCAAGAGTACTTAGGTAGCGTAATCACTTTATGTGTTGATAAGCGCGGTATGCAAACTAAAATGAGCTACCATGGTAAGCAAGTTGCAGTAACGTACGAACTGCCAATGGCTGAAGTGGTAATGGATTTCTTTGATAAGCTAAAATCAACCAGTCGTGGTTTTGCGTCGCTTGATTATAACTTTAAGCACTTCCAAACCTCAGACATGGTTCGTGTAGATATACTCATCAATAGCGAGCGTGTTGATGCTCTTGCTATTATTGTACACCGCGATAGCGCGCAGTCTCGTGGCCGTCAGCTTGCTGATGCGCTAAAAGAGCTTATACCACGTCAAATGTTTGATATTGCGATTCAAGCAGCAATTGGTCAGCATGTAATCGCGCGCACAACCGTGAAGCAGCTTCGTAAAAACGTAATCGCGAAGTGTTACGGTGGTGACGTGAGTCGTAAGAAAAAATTACTTCAAAAACAAAAAGATGGTAAAAAGCGAATGAAGCAACTTGGTAACGTTGAAGTGCCTCAAGAAGCGTTCTTAGCCATTTTAAAAGTTGGTAAATAA
- a CDS encoding SoxR reducing system RseC family protein, producing MIEQTLTVVALSGHVAHLEAQQKQACEGCNGRCGSQVFSKLFGTAKKTLPYKFETQLEVGQKVTLSLDDSHVVKHAFAVYMLPLFLSLIFALLASELIQLAEGWQILAAILGGITGFLIAKTWVKSLRHEIKVIKIHPISLPLTQIDGD from the coding sequence ATGATAGAACAAACGTTAACCGTCGTGGCCCTTAGTGGCCACGTTGCGCATTTAGAAGCCCAACAAAAACAGGCATGTGAAGGCTGTAATGGACGTTGTGGCTCTCAAGTGTTTAGTAAGTTATTTGGTACTGCCAAAAAAACCTTGCCCTACAAATTTGAAACGCAATTAGAGGTGGGGCAAAAAGTGACCTTGTCACTGGATGATAGCCATGTTGTAAAACATGCCTTTGCCGTTTACATGCTGCCCTTATTTTTAAGTTTAATATTCGCCTTATTGGCTAGTGAATTAATACAATTAGCCGAAGGCTGGCAAATTTTAGCTGCGATATTAGGTGGCATCACCGGCTTTTTAATTGCTAAAACATGGGTGAAATCACTTAGACATGAGATTAAAGTGATAAAAATTCATCCAATTAGCCTTCCTTTAACTCAAATAGATGGTGATTGA
- a CDS encoding MucB/RseB C-terminal domain-containing protein yields the protein MKVITFIMSLVLSFNTFANDTNPAKDLLLEMASAVHTRNFDASFVVVKGKSMEPYRWVHAKQGDIELEHLSLLNGAGLEMIRIDDQVTYFEPQSEPYSLTTDSIAGPIPEVLFKDINRLSAHYDFVLGGKGRIAGRPAQLVRIESKNDDKYNYWIWIDTESSLLLKAAYVNHQGEALEQLQLTHISVTEQPASLLLEVLNRNFPTPLPANSIDEQSKANAMNWTIGWLPEGFELLKSDRHKLDLNNELTDYYLFSDGFVEVSVFIQRPLPGKRLSGALTSGATTIYVHNGGNFDVSVVGNIPTMSAKAIAESVSRAL from the coding sequence ATGAAAGTAATTACTTTTATTATGTCATTGGTGCTGAGTTTTAATACTTTTGCCAATGACACAAACCCTGCTAAAGATTTACTGCTTGAAATGGCCAGTGCAGTTCACACTCGTAATTTCGACGCCTCTTTTGTTGTTGTTAAGGGTAAAAGTATGGAGCCCTACCGCTGGGTGCATGCTAAACAAGGTGATATAGAGCTAGAGCATTTAAGTTTGCTTAATGGTGCAGGCCTTGAAATGATCCGCATTGACGATCAAGTTACCTACTTTGAGCCACAATCAGAACCTTACTCGTTAACAACTGACTCGATTGCAGGCCCCATCCCAGAAGTCTTATTTAAAGATATTAACCGCTTAAGTGCGCATTATGATTTTGTGCTTGGTGGTAAAGGCCGTATTGCAGGGCGTCCTGCTCAGCTGGTTCGAATTGAATCTAAAAACGATGACAAATATAACTATTGGATTTGGATTGATACTGAGTCGTCTTTATTGTTGAAAGCCGCCTATGTGAATCACCAAGGCGAAGCGCTAGAGCAATTACAACTTACCCACATTAGCGTAACTGAGCAACCGGCAAGCTTATTATTAGAAGTACTTAATCGTAATTTTCCAACACCATTACCCGCTAATTCAATTGATGAACAAAGCAAAGCAAATGCTATGAATTGGACTATTGGATGGCTACCTGAAGGGTTTGAATTACTCAAGTCCGATAGACATAAGCTCGACTTAAACAATGAATTAACAGATTACTATTTATTCTCTGATGGATTTGTTGAGGTCTCAGTATTTATACAACGGCCACTACCAGGTAAGCGCTTAAGCGGAGCTCTGACCTCAGGAGCCACCACTATTTATGTGCACAACGGCGGAAATTTTGATGTGTCTGTGGTGGGGAATATACCAACCATGAGCGCCAAAGCGATTGCTGAGTCTGTTTCACGGGCGTTATAA
- a CDS encoding sigma-E factor negative regulatory protein — MTKAHVNRLDNESLSALLDGEQTLKDATIASDDVATFGRYALIGDAMRAKENNNNMDFDISERISLALESEPVYADFSQSDNVATASNTETDNKVVAFNWRKPVAQLAIAASVAMFTIVGVNTLPQGEDAVQNEIPLLQTTPLTGMASPVSYSSAPALDNAEQGLRELQQQRIGALVLEHQRQARVAHSLKTAKTDETSPEEKN; from the coding sequence ATGACAAAAGCACACGTTAACCGCTTAGATAACGAATCGTTATCAGCATTACTTGACGGTGAACAAACATTAAAGGATGCAACTATTGCATCGGATGATGTAGCTACGTTTGGCCGTTACGCGTTAATTGGTGATGCAATGCGAGCTAAAGAAAATAACAATAATATGGACTTTGATATTAGCGAACGCATTTCGTTAGCACTTGAGAGCGAGCCCGTTTATGCAGACTTTAGTCAGTCTGACAATGTGGCTACCGCTTCTAATACCGAAACAGATAATAAAGTAGTGGCGTTTAATTGGCGTAAACCGGTTGCTCAATTAGCAATTGCTGCGAGCGTAGCAATGTTTACTATCGTTGGCGTGAACACCTTACCGCAAGGTGAAGATGCTGTGCAAAACGAAATTCCTTTATTGCAAACCACGCCGTTAACCGGCATGGCGTCGCCTGTAAGCTACTCATCAGCACCTGCACTTGATAACGCAGAGCAAGGTTTACGAGAGCTTCAGCAGCAACGCATTGGCGCATTAGTACTTGAACATCAACGTCAAGCGCGAGTGGCTCATTCGTTAAAAACAGCTAAAACAGATGAAACATCCCCAGAGGAAAAAAACTAA
- the rpoE gene encoding RNA polymerase sigma factor RpoE produces the protein MSEQELDLALVKRVQQGDKNAFNLLVKKYQNKIAGLISRYVSNQGDIADVAQEAFIKAYRALPNFRGDSAFYTWLYRIAVNCAKNYLVAQGRKPPANDIDADDAEFYEGADSMRSNASPENLLLSEEVRAVIFNTIDSLPEDLKTAITLREIEGMSYEEIAVVMDCPVGTVRSRIFRAREAIDNKLNPLIGES, from the coding sequence ATGAGCGAGCAGGAATTAGATTTAGCGTTAGTGAAAAGGGTCCAGCAGGGAGATAAAAACGCCTTTAACCTATTAGTTAAGAAGTATCAGAACAAAATAGCCGGTTTGATCTCTCGTTATGTATCAAATCAAGGTGACATTGCTGATGTAGCACAAGAAGCGTTTATTAAAGCGTATCGTGCCCTTCCAAACTTTCGTGGTGATAGTGCTTTTTATACTTGGCTTTACCGTATCGCCGTTAATTGTGCTAAAAATTATTTAGTGGCTCAAGGGCGTAAACCGCCAGCAAATGATATAGATGCTGACGATGCCGAGTTTTATGAAGGTGCAGATTCAATGCGTTCTAACGCGTCACCTGAAAATTTACTATTAAGCGAAGAAGTCCGCGCTGTTATTTTTAATACGATTGATAGTTTGCCTGAAGATCTTAAAACCGCGATTACTCTTAGAGAAATTGAGGGTATGAGCTATGAAGAAATAGCCGTGGTTATGGATTGCCCAGTCGGGACGGTACGTTCGCGTATTTTTCGTGCCCGTGAAGCAATTGATAATAAATTAAACCCATTGATAGGCGAGTCTTAG
- the nadB gene encoding L-aspartate oxidase has product MNQNKHHITDVAIIGSGAAGLSLALSLANYCNVTVISKGELTEGSTLYAQGGIAAVFDKKNDSIESHVEDTLDAGGGLCDREAVHYTASNAHDCLQWLIDQGVPFDMEFDSKGKERFHLTREGGHSHRRILHAADATGKAVQTTLISQVQAHSNITLLEHYNAIDLITDKNIGKTGSHVHGMHVWNKKAKKVETIGAKFVALATGGASKVYLYTSNPDVSSGDGIAMAWRAGCRVANMEFNQFHPTSLYHPELQNFLITEAMRGEGAYLKRPDGTRFMKEFDEREELAPRDIVARAIDFEMKRLGANCLYLDISHKDKDFIIEHFPTIYAKCLSVGLDITKEAIPVVPAAHYTCGGVMTDFNGKTDLANLYAVGEVAYTGLHGANRMASNSLLECIVFAHAAAKDILSKIETAPALADLPSWDESRVSNSDEEIVITHNWHELRLFMWDYVGIVRSTKRLERALHRVELLQQEIHDYYANFRVSNNLLELRNLVQVAELIIRSAMERKESRGLHFTIDYPEQNENPTPTILTPLRN; this is encoded by the coding sequence ATGAACCAAAATAAACATCACATTACCGATGTCGCTATTATTGGTAGCGGCGCAGCAGGCTTATCACTTGCTTTATCTTTGGCTAATTACTGTAACGTTACCGTGATCAGTAAAGGTGAATTAACCGAAGGTTCTACTCTTTACGCCCAAGGCGGAATTGCCGCTGTTTTTGATAAAAAAAATGACAGTATAGAGTCTCACGTTGAAGATACCTTAGATGCAGGTGGCGGTTTGTGTGACAGAGAAGCTGTTCATTACACTGCCAGTAATGCGCATGACTGCCTACAATGGTTGATTGACCAAGGCGTGCCTTTTGATATGGAATTTGATAGTAAAGGTAAAGAGCGCTTTCATTTAACCCGTGAAGGGGGTCATAGCCATCGACGCATTTTGCATGCCGCCGATGCCACTGGCAAAGCAGTGCAAACAACGCTGATTAGCCAAGTTCAAGCGCACAGTAATATCACCTTGTTAGAGCATTATAATGCGATTGATTTAATTACTGATAAAAATATCGGTAAAACGGGGTCACATGTTCACGGTATGCATGTGTGGAATAAAAAAGCCAAAAAAGTAGAAACCATTGGCGCAAAATTTGTTGCCTTAGCAACCGGTGGCGCAAGTAAAGTGTACCTTTACACCTCTAACCCTGATGTTTCTAGCGGTGATGGCATAGCAATGGCATGGCGTGCAGGGTGTCGCGTTGCTAATATGGAATTTAATCAATTTCATCCAACCAGTCTTTACCACCCGGAATTACAAAACTTTTTAATTACCGAAGCAATGCGTGGTGAAGGGGCCTATTTAAAGCGCCCTGATGGCACTCGCTTTATGAAAGAGTTTGATGAACGAGAAGAACTCGCTCCGCGCGATATTGTAGCGCGAGCTATCGACTTTGAAATGAAACGCCTTGGCGCAAATTGCTTATATTTAGATATTAGCCATAAAGACAAAGATTTTATTATTGAACACTTCCCTACTATTTACGCTAAATGCTTGAGCGTAGGGCTTGATATAACCAAAGAGGCAATTCCGGTTGTTCCTGCTGCGCATTATACCTGTGGTGGCGTAATGACCGACTTTAATGGCAAGACAGATTTAGCAAATTTATACGCTGTAGGTGAAGTGGCTTATACCGGCCTGCATGGTGCTAACCGCATGGCAAGTAACTCATTATTAGAGTGCATTGTATTTGCCCATGCAGCAGCAAAAGACATTTTGAGTAAAATAGAGACTGCACCCGCGCTGGCTGATTTACCTAGTTGGGATGAAAGCCGTGTATCTAACTCAGATGAAGAAATTGTCATCACTCATAACTGGCATGAGCTACGATTATTTATGTGGGATTATGTTGGGATTGTACGTTCAACTAAACGCCTTGAACGTGCGCTGCATCGTGTTGAACTGCTACAACAGGAAATACACGATTATTACGCAAACTTTAGAGTAAGCAATAACTTACTTGAGTTACGTAACTTAGTACAAGTTGCCGAGCTTATAATTAGAAGTGCTATGGAACGTAAAGAAAGTCGTGGACTACACTTTACTATTGATTATCCAGAGCAAAATGAGAACCCAACGCCCACTATTTTGACTCCTCTACGTAATTAA
- a CDS encoding succinate dehydrogenase assembly factor 2, producing MVEIHSKARIRWACRRGMLELDVLFMPFVEEAYDSLDAKQQAIFQRLLTQEDPDLFAWFMGHEECKDAELNSMVQLILDRVRV from the coding sequence ATGGTTGAAATACATAGTAAAGCACGTATCCGTTGGGCTTGTCGCCGTGGCATGTTAGAGCTAGATGTTTTGTTTATGCCGTTTGTTGAAGAAGCTTATGATTCGTTAGATGCTAAACAGCAAGCGATTTTTCAGCGTCTATTAACCCAAGAAGACCCAGATTTATTCGCTTGGTTTATGGGCCATGAAGAATGTAAAGACGCAGAGCTAAACAGCATGGTTCAGCTAATTTTAGACCGAGTTCGTGTATAG
- a CDS encoding folate-binding protein YgfZ: protein MSQVYACPLSHQVISLSGADKLSYLHGQITQDLNKLNNDNFLWAGHCSAKGKLWGVFKLFSYQQSYFLTGSSAEVERSLAELKKYAVFAKVEINKASERLIGLLGDDLTGLLTQLDIHFSDNATACDFAHGKALKLGSNRILLMVDSQFCLPGDVSTLDDDALWQQASILAGEPQLSVDAIDEYVPQMVNLQAINGISFKKGCYTGQETVARMKYLGKNKRAMYIVSGQSEGQLDEPDIETQLGENWRRAGKLIAQSYNEQTQTLTGLVVLPNDTDIDQTLRAKHTPSVELNILPLPYSLEDE, encoded by the coding sequence ATGTCTCAGGTTTATGCATGTCCTTTATCACATCAGGTTATTAGCCTCTCAGGCGCAGATAAATTATCGTACCTACACGGACAAATCACTCAAGATCTAAATAAACTTAACAACGATAACTTTTTGTGGGCAGGTCACTGTAGTGCAAAAGGTAAGTTATGGGGTGTATTTAAGCTATTTTCTTATCAACAAAGTTACTTTTTAACAGGCTCAAGTGCAGAAGTAGAACGCTCTCTTGCTGAATTAAAAAAATATGCTGTATTTGCAAAAGTTGAAATTAATAAAGCCTCAGAGCGATTAATTGGTTTACTTGGTGATGACCTAACAGGCTTACTCACACAACTCGACATTCACTTTAGCGATAACGCCACGGCTTGTGACTTCGCTCACGGTAAAGCTCTTAAGCTTGGATCAAACCGCATTTTACTAATGGTTGATAGCCAATTTTGCCTACCTGGCGATGTGTCGACCCTCGATGACGATGCGCTATGGCAGCAAGCATCCATACTTGCTGGTGAACCGCAATTAAGTGTTGATGCGATTGATGAATACGTACCGCAAATGGTTAACCTGCAAGCCATTAACGGCATTAGTTTTAAAAAGGGTTGCTACACAGGCCAAGAAACCGTTGCACGTATGAAGTATCTGGGCAAAAACAAACGTGCCATGTATATCGTCTCTGGGCAAAGCGAAGGACAACTTGATGAGCCTGATATTGAAACCCAATTAGGTGAAAACTGGCGCCGCGCAGGTAAACTTATTGCGCAAAGCTATAATGAACAAACACAGACTTTAACTGGTTTGGTCGTGTTGCCAAACGATACTGATATCGATCAGACTCTTCGTGCAAAACACACCCCTTCGGTAGAGCTAAACATTCTGCCTCTACCTTACTCTCTTGAAGATGAATAA
- a CDS encoding peptidylprolyl isomerase, with protein sequence MIVAANKVVKMHYSVLDNDGNTIDNSFGGEPLIFIVGTGYLISGLENALQGKQAGDTLSVKVEPEEGYGERHDHLMQAVPKSMFEGMEIEVGMQFRATTDDGDQSVMIIDIQDEEVIVDGNNPLAGITLNFDVEILEVRDATAEELEHGHVHGEGGCGHEH encoded by the coding sequence ATGATCGTTGCAGCAAATAAAGTGGTAAAAATGCATTACTCTGTTTTAGATAATGACGGCAATACCATTGATAACTCATTTGGCGGTGAGCCATTAATTTTTATCGTTGGTACAGGCTACCTGATCTCAGGGCTTGAAAACGCGCTGCAAGGCAAGCAAGCTGGCGATACACTAAGCGTAAAAGTGGAGCCTGAAGAAGGTTACGGTGAGCGTCATGATCACTTAATGCAAGCCGTACCAAAATCAATGTTTGAAGGTATGGAAATTGAAGTGGGCATGCAATTTCGTGCAACCACCGATGACGGCGACCAATCAGTAATGATCATCGATATTCAAGACGAAGAAGTGATTGTTGATGGTAATAACCCACTTGCCGGTATTACACTTAACTTTGATGTAGAAATTTTAGAAGTACGCGATGCAACAGCCGAAGAGCTTGAGCATGGCCACGTACATGGCGAAGGCGGCTGTGGCCACGAGCACTAA